A part of Persephonella sp. genomic DNA contains:
- a CDS encoding cytochrome c3 family protein, with translation MKRKLIAAAVLGMASLGLAATEDIRATVHNLSSNSNPAQGGTNEVCVFCHTPHGSNSDFVGAPLWNKPIDPNVTFQVYGGGQTTGGTAVGQPGDVSRACLSCHDGVSGVNVVINAPGSGNYDPNGIYLNYRGGTQPWRMPFPFAVGKNGAGGNYDLRDDHPIGVVYRGDDTNPPASLKPTNTPITGWNIAGDKDGNPGPTIGDLLRNGKVECVSCHNPHLNAPRFLRSGDGNNNSNLCRTCHDK, from the coding sequence ATGAAAAGGAAACTAATAGCGGCAGCTGTTTTAGGAATGGCATCTTTAGGACTTGCTGCCACAGAGGATATAAGAGCGACAGTTCACAATCTATCTAGTAATAGTAACCCGGCACAGGGAGGAACTAACGAAGTTTGTGTATTCTGTCATACCCCACACGGTTCAAACAGTGATTTTGTGGGTGCTCCTCTCTGGAACAAACCTATAGATCCTAATGTCACATTCCAGGTTTATGGTGGAGGACAGACAACAGGTGGAACAGCAGTTGGCCAGCCAGGGGATGTTTCAAGGGCTTGTCTTTCATGTCACGACGGTGTTAGCGGGGTTAATGTTGTGATAAATGCTCCAGGATCAGGGAACTATGATCCTAATGGAATATACCTTAACTACAGAGGTGGAACCCAGCCGTGGAGAATGCCTTTTCCATTTGCTGTCGGTAAAAATGGAGCTGGTGGCAATTATGATCTGAGAGATGACCACCCAATCGGTGTTGTTTACAGGGGAGACGATACTAATCCCCCTGCAAGTCTAAAACCAACAAACACTCCGATCACAGGCTGGAATATAGCCGGGGATAAAGACGGCAATCCTGGACCAACAATTGGTGATCTGCTTAGAAATGGTAAGGTTGAGTGTGTAAGCTGTCACAATCCACACCTGAATGCTCCAAGATTTTTAAGATCAGGAGATGGAAACAATAACAGTAATCTGTGTAGAACGTGTCATGACAAATAG
- a CDS encoding c-type cytochrome — MKRLVVGIVISFTAVSITSFGAVDGKKIFEKNSCPICHKETKDAIGPSLKTIAEYYKNNPKQLEQFLRGQADPIVWPDRFDMMKTQMGKFRAMSDEELKALIEYMLKH, encoded by the coding sequence GTGGTTGGCATTGTTATCTCATTTACGGCGGTGAGCATAACTTCCTTTGGGGCGGTTGACGGTAAAAAGATATTTGAGAAAAATTCCTGTCCTATATGTCACAAGGAAACTAAAGATGCTATAGGACCTTCTTTAAAAACAATAGCTGAGTATTACAAAAATAACCCAAAACAGCTTGAGCAGTTTTTACGGGGACAAGCTGATCCTATTGTATGGCCAGATAGATTTGATATGATGAAAACCCAGATGGGTAAATTTAGGGCAATGAGCGATGAGGAACTGAAGGCTCTTATAGAATATATGCTAAAACATTAA